A region from the Haloarcula limicola genome encodes:
- a CDS encoding NAD(P)-dependent glycerol-1-phosphate dehydrogenase: MFEKSTWIRLPRNVVVGHGVLDQTLDAVDELHLAGRPLVVSSPTPHAVAGERVVDQFEDAGYDPAEVVIDEASFDAVQRVIAHAEDVDAGFMLGVGGGKAIDITKMAADDLGLGFVSVPTAASHDGIVSGRGSVPEGDTRHSVAAEPPLAVVADTEVLAEAPWRLTTAGCADIISNYTAVRDWELAHRLKNVPYSEYAGALSQMTAEMLVDSASSIKKGLEESSWIVVKALVSSGVAMSIADSSRPASGAEHLFSHQLDRIAPDPGLHGHQVGVGAIMTEYLHSGPKGRWRDVRDALGAIGAPTTADELGIDDETVVEALTTAHEIRDRYTVLGDGMSEEAAIEAATVTGVV; the protein is encoded by the coding sequence ATGTTCGAGAAATCGACGTGGATTCGCTTACCGCGAAACGTCGTGGTGGGTCACGGGGTACTCGACCAGACGCTCGACGCGGTGGACGAACTCCATCTCGCGGGGCGGCCGCTGGTCGTCTCCAGTCCGACGCCGCACGCCGTCGCCGGCGAGCGCGTCGTCGACCAGTTCGAGGACGCGGGCTACGACCCGGCCGAAGTCGTCATCGACGAGGCCAGTTTCGACGCCGTCCAGCGGGTCATCGCCCACGCCGAGGACGTGGACGCGGGGTTCATGCTCGGCGTCGGCGGCGGGAAGGCCATCGACATCACGAAGATGGCCGCCGACGATCTGGGACTCGGGTTCGTCTCCGTCCCGACGGCGGCCAGCCACGACGGCATCGTCTCGGGCCGCGGCTCGGTCCCGGAGGGCGATACGCGCCACAGCGTCGCCGCCGAACCGCCGCTGGCCGTCGTCGCCGATACCGAAGTCCTCGCGGAGGCCCCGTGGCGACTGACGACGGCGGGGTGTGCGGACATCATCTCGAACTACACGGCGGTCCGGGACTGGGAGCTCGCCCACCGCCTGAAGAACGTCCCCTACTCCGAGTACGCCGGCGCGCTCTCGCAGATGACCGCCGAGATGCTCGTCGACAGCGCGAGTTCGATCAAGAAGGGGCTGGAGGAGTCCTCCTGGATCGTCGTGAAGGCGCTGGTCTCCTCCGGCGTCGCGATGTCCATTGCCGACTCCTCGCGGCCGGCCAGCGGCGCGGAACACCTCTTTTCCCACCAGTTAGACCGCATCGCGCCCGACCCGGGGCTGCACGGCCATCAGGTCGGCGTCGGCGCTATCATGACCGAGTACCTCCACAGCGGCCCGAAGGGACGCTGGCGCGACGTTCGGGACGCGCTGGGTGCCATCGGCGCGCCGACGACGGCCGACGAGTTGGGTATCGACGACGAGACGGTCGTCGAGGCGCTGACGACGGCCCACGAGATACGCGACCGCTACACGGTGCTGGGCGACGGGATGAGCGAGGAGGCGGCCATCGAGGCGGCGACGGTCACCGGCGTCGTCTAG
- a CDS encoding S9 family peptidase: MYDYDLERYLNVRSAYGASFAPDGTLSFLHDATGVSQVWTLDAAGRWPEQRTFYDEPVSFVDYSPERPELVFGMDEGGNERAQLFLLGDDGRIENLTGMPDAKHRWGGWRPDGGAFAFASNRRDESVFDVYVQGREETGEDAELVYEGDGWFSVGGWSPDGERLILSEAHSSFDQDVYVLDVESGDLTHLTPHEGSVRYVSVSWSPDGDALYLATDERSDTLSLARLSLSGDLEVVRADDDWNIDGVAIDQASGRVAYSKNVEGYNELTVGEFEDATTIAEFPTPDLPGGLAGGVAWSPDAERFAVSVTGRTVNTNVFVVETESGGSERWTHASTAGIPRETFVEPDVIRFESFDGREIPALFSLPPEADEDGTTPVIVDIHGGPESQRRPSFAGLTQYFLSRGYAVLEPNVRGSTGYGKAYTHLDDVEKRLDSVKDVRAGVEWLHDHPAVDPDRIVAMGGSYGGFMVLSSLTEYPDLWAAGVDIVGIANFVTFLENTGEWRRELREAEYGSLAEDREFLESVSPINNVSRISAPLFVLHGANDPRVPVGEAEQIAEEVADHGVPVEKLIFEDEGHGISKRENRIEAYTRVVEFLNDHV; encoded by the coding sequence GTGTACGACTACGATCTCGAACGGTACCTGAACGTCCGGAGCGCCTACGGCGCGTCCTTCGCCCCCGACGGGACGCTCTCGTTCCTCCACGACGCGACGGGCGTCTCGCAGGTCTGGACGCTCGACGCGGCCGGCCGCTGGCCCGAACAGCGCACCTTCTACGACGAGCCGGTGAGCTTCGTCGACTACTCCCCCGAGCGCCCGGAGCTCGTCTTCGGGATGGACGAGGGCGGCAACGAGCGTGCCCAGCTGTTTCTGCTCGGCGACGACGGCCGAATCGAGAACCTCACGGGGATGCCCGACGCCAAGCACCGCTGGGGCGGGTGGCGGCCCGACGGCGGGGCCTTCGCCTTCGCGTCGAACCGCCGCGACGAGTCGGTCTTCGACGTTTACGTGCAGGGCCGCGAGGAGACGGGCGAGGACGCCGAACTGGTCTACGAGGGCGACGGCTGGTTCAGCGTCGGCGGGTGGTCGCCCGACGGCGAGCGGTTGATTCTGAGCGAGGCCCACTCCAGTTTCGACCAGGACGTCTACGTCCTGGACGTCGAGTCGGGCGACCTGACGCATCTGACACCCCACGAGGGCAGCGTCCGTTACGTCAGCGTCTCGTGGAGTCCCGACGGCGACGCGCTGTATCTGGCCACCGACGAGCGGAGCGACACGCTCTCGCTGGCCCGCCTCTCGCTGTCCGGCGACCTCGAAGTCGTCCGGGCGGACGACGACTGGAACATCGACGGCGTGGCCATCGACCAGGCGAGCGGCCGAGTGGCCTACTCGAAGAACGTCGAGGGGTACAACGAACTCACCGTCGGCGAGTTCGAGGACGCGACCACCATCGCGGAGTTCCCGACGCCGGACCTCCCCGGCGGACTCGCGGGCGGCGTGGCGTGGAGTCCCGACGCCGAGCGCTTCGCCGTCAGTGTCACGGGACGCACCGTCAACACGAACGTCTTCGTCGTCGAGACGGAGAGCGGGGGGAGCGAACGCTGGACCCACGCCTCGACGGCGGGCATCCCGCGGGAGACGTTCGTCGAACCCGACGTGATCCGCTTCGAGTCCTTCGACGGCCGCGAGATCCCCGCGCTGTTCTCCCTGCCGCCGGAGGCCGACGAGGACGGCACGACCCCGGTCATCGTGGACATCCACGGCGGTCCCGAGAGCCAGCGCCGCCCCTCCTTCGCCGGGCTCACGCAGTACTTCCTCTCGCGGGGGTACGCCGTCCTCGAACCGAACGTTCGCGGGTCGACCGGCTACGGGAAGGCGTACACCCACTTAGACGACGTGGAGAAGCGACTGGACTCCGTGAAGGACGTCCGGGCGGGCGTCGAGTGGCTCCACGACCACCCCGCTGTGGACCCCGACCGCATCGTCGCGATGGGCGGCTCCTACGGCGGGTTCATGGTGCTCTCCTCGCTCACGGAGTACCCCGACCTGTGGGCGGCGGGCGTCGACATCGTCGGCATCGCCAACTTCGTCACGTTCCTCGAGAACACGGGCGAGTGGCGGCGCGAGTTGCGCGAGGCGGAGTACGGGTCGCTCGCCGAGGACCGCGAGTTCCTCGAATCGGTCTCGCCGATCAACAACGTCTCCCGGATCAGCGCGCCGCTGTTCGTCCTCCACGGGGCGAACGACCCGCGAGTTCCCGTCGGCGAGGCCGAGCAGATCGCCGAGGAGGTCGCGGACCACGGCGTCCCCGTCGAGAAGTTGATATTCGAGGACGAGGGCCACGGCATCAGCAAGCGCGAGAACCGCATCGAGGCGTACACCCGCGTCGTCGAGTTCCTGAACGACCACGTCTGA
- a CDS encoding NUDIX domain-containing protein, which translates to MDVSDRSRSRIKEWLERIESEVGSPTVTQTTFEVAEDGYRRALDQAEAGNLDIQAVVRDDDDAVLLSEDDGGWGVPRGRPRDDEGLTEATERIVRDATGVDCAVTDATSATISGIRNADDETAATVYRLSVVFTAELTEAEAATDEAVRWDTDPDPVAEIV; encoded by the coding sequence ATGGACGTATCCGACCGCTCGCGGTCGCGGATAAAGGAGTGGTTGGAGCGCATCGAGTCCGAAGTCGGGTCGCCGACGGTCACGCAGACGACGTTCGAAGTGGCCGAAGACGGGTATCGACGTGCGCTCGACCAGGCCGAGGCGGGGAACCTCGACATTCAGGCGGTGGTGCGGGACGACGACGACGCGGTGTTGCTCAGCGAGGACGACGGCGGGTGGGGCGTCCCGCGCGGCCGACCCCGCGACGACGAGGGGCTGACCGAGGCCACGGAGCGAATCGTCCGCGACGCCACCGGCGTCGACTGCGCGGTGACGGACGCGACGAGCGCCACCATCTCGGGCATCCGCAACGCCGACGACGAGACGGCGGCGACGGTGTATCGACTCAGCGTGGTCTTCACCGCGGAACTGACCGAGGCCGAGGCGGCCACGGACGAGGCGGTGCGGTGGGACACCGACCCGGACCCGGTCGCCGAGATCGTCTAG
- a CDS encoding glycoside hydrolase family 3 protein, translating into MADNSDTTDDGVAETSRRTFMKATGAATATAAVGAGTGAAAAQTDEDIENIISTLSLEQKAAQMTQVAISSFEPDPEGSNVPDNFGVDTVGELFTELGVGSVLSGGAAPPSFDGSEVVSGINDLQEYNLRNADHDIPFLYGVDATHGNGLLEGATVFPQRLNMGSTRNPDLIEKAEEHTSDSTVSMGAHWTFAPTTDLQRDPRWGRFFEGISEDPKLEGDVSRARARGLESDDRLASCVKHFGAYSIPNNGNDRAPASTSLRDLRTNLFPPYREALKAEPGTVMVNSGAVNGVPAHASHWLLTRMLRENYGFEGMVVSDWDDLNRMITNHDYAPDFRTATKEAINAGVDMYMIGNGGSAPGPVQFIDTVVSLVRDGEIPADRIDEAVRNILELKADLGLFEEPTVDESRIDGVLGGAKETSEQMAKESMVLLKNDEDTLPLSGDENVLLTGPGVDSEGNNTRALMQHGGWTLGWQGPSGSGPFPRQRLLVDELEDCVGNLTHVPTSYNNTTWWAGQGDAPNQQSDENGEFDFTDAQEEQVRSAAPNADAVVVVVGEGCHNEGFGDRDELVLDEAQQRLIDVVNEETSDSTPVVGVMLAGSPRGSPETFEKLDALLFAGEPGSDGGAAITDTLVGNYNPSGKLAFSWPTNEGTPVGTVPVPYNRYPPTSTGATDNTPLYEFGHGLSYTSFEYGDVSLSQKTVGNPANQSEVTVSVEVTNTGGTAGDHVVEVFNTQSYGSVLQPLRRLLGYERVSLAAGETKTVEVTADLTALEVVPGDMLGVQPKVVEAGDYELTVGQDGPTATLTVKNTRSITDDDPVPGRYDINNDGERGMDDVKALMQGIRGYDD; encoded by the coding sequence ATGGCAGACAATTCCGACACGACTGACGACGGCGTAGCCGAGACGTCCCGGCGGACGTTCATGAAAGCCACCGGCGCGGCGACGGCGACGGCGGCGGTGGGGGCCGGTACCGGCGCGGCGGCGGCACAGACCGACGAGGACATCGAGAACATCATCTCGACGCTGAGCCTCGAACAGAAGGCGGCACAGATGACCCAGGTCGCCATCAGCTCGTTCGAGCCCGACCCAGAGGGCTCGAACGTCCCCGACAACTTCGGCGTGGACACCGTCGGCGAGCTCTTCACCGAGCTCGGCGTCGGATCGGTGCTCTCGGGTGGGGCCGCACCGCCGAGCTTCGACGGCAGCGAGGTCGTCTCGGGCATCAACGACCTCCAGGAGTACAACCTGCGGAACGCCGACCACGACATCCCGTTCCTCTACGGCGTCGACGCGACCCACGGCAACGGCCTGCTGGAGGGCGCGACCGTCTTCCCGCAGCGGCTCAACATGGGGTCGACGCGGAATCCCGACCTGATCGAGAAGGCCGAGGAACACACCAGCGACTCGACGGTCTCGATGGGGGCACACTGGACGTTCGCGCCGACGACGGACCTCCAGCGCGACCCCCGCTGGGGTCGCTTCTTCGAGGGCATCAGCGAGGACCCGAAGCTCGAAGGCGACGTGTCCCGGGCGCGAGCGCGGGGACTGGAGAGCGACGACCGCCTCGCCTCGTGTGTCAAACACTTCGGCGCGTACTCCATCCCGAACAACGGCAACGACCGCGCGCCCGCCTCGACGTCGCTGCGGGACCTCCGGACGAACCTCTTCCCGCCGTACCGCGAGGCGCTGAAAGCGGAACCGGGCACCGTGATGGTCAACAGCGGCGCGGTCAACGGGGTTCCCGCCCACGCCTCCCACTGGCTCCTGACGCGGATGCTCCGGGAGAACTACGGCTTCGAGGGGATGGTCGTCTCGGACTGGGACGACCTCAACCGGATGATCACCAACCACGACTACGCGCCGGACTTCCGGACGGCGACGAAGGAGGCCATCAACGCCGGCGTCGACATGTACATGATCGGCAACGGCGGGAGCGCTCCCGGCCCGGTCCAGTTCATCGACACCGTCGTCAGTCTCGTCCGAGACGGCGAGATCCCCGCGGACCGCATCGACGAGGCGGTGCGCAACATCCTCGAACTCAAGGCCGACCTCGGCCTGTTCGAGGAGCCGACCGTCGACGAGTCCCGCATCGACGGCGTCCTCGGCGGCGCGAAGGAGACCTCCGAGCAGATGGCCAAGGAGTCGATGGTGCTGCTGAAGAACGACGAAGACACCCTCCCGCTCTCGGGCGACGAGAACGTCCTGCTGACCGGGCCGGGCGTCGACAGCGAGGGCAACAACACCCGCGCGCTGATGCAACACGGCGGCTGGACGCTCGGCTGGCAGGGGCCGAGCGGAAGTGGGCCGTTCCCGCGACAGCGCCTGCTGGTGGACGAACTCGAAGACTGCGTCGGGAACCTGACTCACGTCCCCACGTCCTACAACAACACGACGTGGTGGGCCGGACAGGGCGACGCGCCGAACCAGCAGAGCGACGAGAACGGGGAGTTCGACTTCACCGACGCGCAGGAAGAGCAGGTCCGGTCCGCCGCACCGAACGCCGACGCCGTCGTCGTCGTCGTCGGCGAGGGCTGTCACAACGAGGGCTTCGGCGACCGCGACGAACTCGTCCTGGACGAAGCTCAGCAGCGCCTCATCGACGTGGTGAACGAGGAGACGAGCGACTCGACGCCCGTCGTCGGCGTCATGCTCGCGGGCAGTCCGCGCGGGTCCCCCGAGACGTTCGAGAAACTCGACGCCCTGCTGTTCGCCGGCGAACCCGGAAGCGACGGTGGCGCTGCTATCACCGATACGCTCGTAGGCAACTACAACCCGTCGGGTAAACTCGCCTTCAGTTGGCCGACCAACGAGGGCACGCCCGTCGGGACGGTCCCGGTCCCGTACAACCGCTACCCGCCGACGTCGACCGGCGCGACGGACAACACCCCGTTGTACGAGTTCGGTCACGGTCTGAGCTACACCTCCTTCGAGTACGGCGACGTCTCGCTGTCCCAGAAGACCGTCGGCAACCCGGCCAACCAGTCCGAAGTGACCGTCAGCGTCGAGGTGACGAACACCGGCGGAACGGCCGGCGACCACGTCGTCGAAGTGTTCAACACCCAGTCCTACGGCTCGGTCCTCCAGCCGCTCCGCCGGCTGCTCGGCTACGAGCGCGTCTCGCTCGCGGCCGGCGAGACGAAGACGGTCGAGGTGACCGCGGACCTCACCGCGCTGGAGGTCGTCCCCGGCGACATGCTCGGCGTCCAGCCGAAGGTCGTCGAGGCGGGTGACTACGAACTCACCGTCGGCCAGGACGGCCCGACGGCGACGCTCACGGTCAAGAACACTCGAAGCATCACCGACG